One region of Megalopta genalis isolate 19385.01 chromosome 15, iyMegGena1_principal, whole genome shotgun sequence genomic DNA includes:
- the LOC117228359 gene encoding uncharacterized protein LOC117228359: protein MRETRVRRHPESFLVRLRLVLLVVVLHLAGQSLAYDNSTSVFVERCRADCAMQRDFLSCGKFRVVRWLNSVVREKEFSYGPLRVVRIPSLPSQLILPKVPQSRVFKSGAIDALNFARDIVEDLLTKRAVVYTIDNAMAGRSFGTMPMIMDEGEITLLQARKESDDDWRLFKKKKSVILPLLILLNLIKLKLLLLPVFLGVHFIKKLLVLGSLLLPSILSHLKICKVPQPQPHMYPHQTWATAAEAPVDYPTGYGQEEAWAHRNDYQGHLGYPGYPAYRHPYG from the exons ATGCGTGAGACGCGCGTTCGACGACATCCGGAGTCGTTTCTCGTGCGGCTGAGGCTCGTTTTGTTGGTGGTGGTCCTTCATCTTGCCGGACAGAGTCTGGCGTACGACAACTCGACCAGCGTGTTCGTCGAGAGATGCAGAGCCGACTGTGCCATGCAGAGGGATTTTCTCAGCTGCGGGAAGTTCAGGGTTGTTAGGTGGCTGAATAGTGTCGTCAGGGAGAAG GAGTTCAGCTATGGTCCGCTTCGCGTTGTCAGGATACCGTCTCTGCCAAGCCAGTTGATTCTTCCGAAAGTGCCACAGTCTAGGGTGTTCAAGAGCGGCGCAATCGACGCCTTGAACTTCGCCAGGGACATCGTCGAGGACCTATTAACGAAACGCGCTGTTGTCTACACCATTGACAATGCTATGGCTGGGAGAAGTTTTGGAACTATGCCGATGATCATGGACGAGGGCGAGATCACCCTATTGCAGGCCAGGAAGGAGTCCGATG ACGACTGGAGGCTGTTCAAGAAGAAAAAATCGGTGATCCTGCCTCTGCTAATCCTCTTGAACCTGATCAAGCTGAAGCTGTTGCTTCTGCCAGTGTTCCTCGGCGTGCACTTCATCAAGAAGTTACTGGTCCTCGGCTCATTGTTGCTGCCATCGATCCTGTCCCACCTAAAGATCTGCAAGGTGCCGCAGCCACAACCCCACATGTATCCGCATCAGACCTGGGCCACAGCAGCGGAAGCGCCTGTCGACTATCCGACAG GATACGGACAGGAGGAGGCGTGGGCCCACAGAAACGACTACCAAGGTCATCTGGGCTACCCTGGCTACCCTGCTTACCGCCACCCCTACGGCTGA